The following proteins are encoded in a genomic region of Magallana gigas chromosome 1, xbMagGiga1.1, whole genome shotgun sequence:
- the LOC105345633 gene encoding carboxypeptidase B, giving the protein MGRKVLQSCVLLVLFYAAIADQESQKSYFNDKLVQLIPNTDEHVTLLQQMQTTENVDFWTPPKKNAHVDVHVQGEKFGDFMKKVTDAKIHHNILSNNLQKNIDDEKAAMKAMAEEGGDTVVGNYATYDQINDWMSQMAMSYPDLATVESIGLTWEGRETKMMKLGKENSMGTPKPVIWIEGGIHAREWIVPATAVYIINKLLEEYNIDEKVTSLMNTWDIHIVPTVNPDGYVFSHERDRLWRKNRRPAEPGPGKKCVGVDGNRNFDVDFGNEGVSVDPCSQVYLGPAPFSEKETQNIRDAVLAEGGRIKIYLSWHSYSQLLLVPWGYTTDLPPDYQELYDVAVIAADALTSVYGTEYIVGNGPEILYAVSGASNDWAKAVAGVQYAYAYEFRPATQLKRSGFILPPEEIVPNSEEVFASLVAMADEVAKTL; this is encoded by the exons ATGGGGAGGAAAGTCCTGCAGAGTTGTGTCCTCTTGGTTCTTTTCTACGCCGCTATAGCAGATCAAGAGTCGCAAAAGAGTTATTTCAA TGACAAGCTGGTACAACTGATACCAAATACTGATGAACACGTGACCCTCCTACAGCAGATGCAGACGACAGAAAAT gTAGATTTCTGGACACCGCCCAAAAAGAATGCACATGTTGACGTCCACGTGCAAGGTGAGAAATTTGGGGATTTCATGAAGAAAGTCACAGATGCCAAAATCCATCACAACATCCTGAGTAACAACCTACAGAA GAACATTGATGATGAGAAAGCTGCAATGAAAGCCATGGCAGAAGAGGGAGGCGACACAGTGGTTGGAAACTACGCTACTTATGACCAG ATCAATGACTGGATGTCACAGATGGCTATGTCCTACCCAGACCTGGCCACCGTGGAGTCCATTGGTCTGACTTGGGAGGGTCGAGAAACCAAGATGATGAAG CTTGGAAAGGAAAACAGCATGGGGACCCCAAAGCCGGTCATCTGGATAGAAGGAGGAATACACGCCCGGGAGTGGATCGTTCCCGCCACAGCTGTTTACATCATAAACAAG TTGCTGGAAGAGTATAATATAGACGAGAAGGTGACGTCATTGATGAACACGTGGGACATTCACATAGTTCCGACCGTTAACCCCGATGGATACGTCTTCAGCCATGAGCGG gacCGACTGTGGAGGAAAAATCGACGCCCTGCAGAGCCCGGACCGGGGAAAAAATGTGTGGGAGTGGACGGCAACAGGAATTTTGACGTCGACTTTGGGA ATGAAGGCGTAAGTGTTGATCCGTGCAGTCAAGTCTATCTTGGCCCCGCCCCTTTTTCGGAGAAGGAGACACAGAACATCCGGGACGCTGTGCTCGCTGAGGGGGGTCGTATCAAGATTTACCTGTCCTGGCACTCATACTCTCAGCTGCTGCTGGTACCGTGGGGGTACACCACGGACCTACCGCCCGACTACCAGGAACTG tatGACGTAGCCGTTATTGCTGCCGACGCTTTGACGTCTGTGTACGGCACGGAATACATCGTGGGGAATGGACCGGAGATTCTTT ATGCAGTTTCGGGAGCCTCTAATGATTGGGCGAAAGCGGTAGCCGGTGTGCAGTATGCCTACGCGTATGAATTCCGTCCTGCTACACAGTTGAAAAGGTCTGGCTTCATCCTTCCACCAGAGGAAATAGTGCCAAACTCCGAGGAGGTATTCGCGTCGTTGGTTGCCATGGCAGATGAAGTAGCAAAAACCTTATAA